CTGTGCTTGGGGTGCCGCCGGGTGGCCGGCTTTATGTGGTGCGGCGGCTTTCCCTCGCTCGCTTTCTGGTGGCAGCGAGTTTCCggctgtggttttcagttttggctgGTGGCCTGCGGTGGTGTCGGGGAAGTGCGTTGGTGGGGTGGGCGCGCGTGGGGAGGGCGGTGGCGGTGCTTTGCCGGGGCTGCGTTGGGGGCAGGTTGTCTGTAGTGGTTGAGTGGGGGATGCGAAAGCGCgcgctggggcagagcccttGGGGGCAGCTGTGGCGGGGAGGTGTGTGAGGGTTTCCCTGTgaagaggctgcagctgaagtttcCCTTCCTGCCCAAGTGTGTCTTGCGCCCGTGCTGCCCTGTGGTGCGTTTTCCTTTcgcctttgttttcatcttgtctGGTCTTTCCTTTTCGTGTTGGGAAGGGTTGTGAAGTGATGTCacttggcagagcgtggggagcCCCCTCCTGGAGCGAGGGCCTGggggtgtcgtcgtcgtcggcttgcgaggaggtggctgtgggtgtAGGCCCCTGAGCAGTGGCTGTGTTGGTGGCTGGAGCTGCCGCAGCTCGTGTGTTGAAGGCAATGGGCAAGTAAGGCAGGAGGCAAGGCTTgcggaaggaagaaggaagaggaggaagggaagggtctCGGTGCTGCTCGGGCTGGGGCGTTGGGTCCGTGGCTGTGGTGCCACGCGCGTGGCCCTGGAGCAGGGGTCGTCTGGTGTTTTTGTCTGCCTCCTTGGCTGAGGCGGCTGGAGAGCAAAGAAGAAGATGTTTGCCGTCAGCGAAGGAAGGGGCTTGCGTTTGGAATGGCCTGGGCCCCTCGAGGAGGGGTGTCCCAGAGTCCTGCGGAGGTGGATCGGAGCCAGCGGATGTAGTTGTCGAGCtctagagggaggagggaggtggcggaggtTGTGCTCGCCGAGGTTTTGGGGTGCCTCGggagagcagggatggtgttgtGTTGGTGTGAGAGAGGCCGCCGTGTGTTTTCTGGGAGCTTTTGAGCCGGGGCAAGAAATGGGggtgtggtgatggtggtggcggCCGTGGTGGCAGGGCGGTGTCGGGCGGGGAGCCATGGTCTGTCCAGGCCCCGTTGTGTTGGTGGGTGCCGTGCCCGGGGTGGTGGCACGCGCGTGATGATTTGGCGTCCCTAGGTGCCGTCAGTGCGGGAGGTGGGCTGGTGTtggaggtgggtggctggagctcgTGCGTGTGGCCTTAGAAGAGTTGGTGCTGCAAGGTGTGTTGGAGCAAGCGGCGCAAGGCGAGAGTTGTCGTGAGAAATGGCTGAAGCggccagaggagcccagctcagcctaGTCAAAGGGATCTGTGCCGTGCCTGTCCTTGGCAGAGGCCTTGgcgggtttgggttgggagggacggTGAAAGGTCTTGCGGTCCAAGCGCCGCCGCCACGAGCAGGGCCACGTTGGAGTAGATCCGGTGTCTGGGAGCCCCGTCCAAGGTGACGGTGACCGTTTGCCGggatggggcagctcccagctctcggggcaacctgttgcagCGTCTGAGGAGCAGGCTGGTGGTAGAAGACGTCTTGCTTGTGTCTGGTCTGAATCTGGGCTCTGTGAGTTGCAAAGCGTCAGCCCTGGTCCTGTGGGCACAGGCCCTGTGgcaaagcctgtgcccagctgtCGTGGTTTCGGCTGGCATAGAGGTAATgtgcttgagctgggagagagcatctCGGGAGCGCCCGAGCCGgatttggcatttggcatttggcatttgggATTTGGGCCAGGGTAGAGTTCCCTttctttggggtgggaggaggggcagctggagtgccaggcccGGACCGGCCCTTGGGGTGTTCCATCTCCTGTGACGTCATACTCGGTATACAAAGGTGGCGGGTTCTCTCTGGCTTCTGGTGGGCACGGCGGCATCTTGGCTGGGTCGGGACCTTCGTTGGGTCGGGATCGGGATCGcagctgggggcgggctgcgcaTCGTTGGGCGGGTGATGAGCGAGCGCATTGTGCGTTACCCGTTTGGGCTTTCcgttattgttttgttctgttgcaatggctaaagtgtttgttttttattttcaactacgaggtttttttcttgttgtaactCCCCTATTTCCCCGGGCGGGGGAGAAAGGTGAGGGACCGGCCGAGTTGGAAGCACGGCCCCATCTTATTTCTAAGCCCCCTTGGAGGagtggaaggccactagaaggtgtCCTGGAGGGTGAAGAAGCCCAGGCGTGTGAGTCTTTCCTTCGAGGAGAGGCGTTGCAAGGCTCTGATCGCTCCCGTTTGTGGCCCTGGTCTGGAGGCGCTCCAACAGGCCCACGTCTTGGTTGGCGCGAGGAGTGCGGAGCTGATGGTGAGGCGGGATGGCCGGTGGGAAACGCTGAGGAGACGAGGGCCAAAGAGGCGGTAGTGCTGCCGCTGGCTGCACCCCGTGAGAGGTTTTGGCAAGAGGTTGAGGCCGGTGCCTCGTCGTTGGGGAGGTGTCAAAGAGAAGAGCGGGCGCGGGGTGTGCGGGGAGCCCTgtttggagcagggctgggaggaggtgtTGAGTGGCGgtgccttccccccgcccctgccccccccaaaggcTCGTCCCCGTGCTTCTGAGACGAGAGGCAGAGGCAAGCTTTTTGCAAGAGgtctttattttgtgtggaaTAAATAGTGGAATAAATAGCTAAAACCCGTTGTGAAGATAAATAGAAGTTGTGGTGGAAGTGGAGGAGCAGCGCGTGGAGGGTGCGGGTGCAGGGCCGTTGTCGCCCCGGCGCCTGTCGTGGTGggtgaggggaggcgggagggcagAGGCGGGTCTGGGGCGGTGGTGGGGGTGCGTGGGGCCGTGCGGGTTGTTGGGGGCCGTTGGGCTAACTGGGCGTGGTGCGGGTGAGGTTGTGGAGGCGTTGGAAGCAGGCGCGAGCTTGGAGGCGGACGTGGTCCCAGGCGCAGGCGCTGTGGTGGTGGGTGCGGAGGAAGTGCTGGATGTCCCTGAAGTATTTGTCGAGGGTGAGCGTGAGGCTGCGGGGCCCTGGGCCTTGGGCGAGCGTGCCGTTGGCGGtcaggcactggtggagctgctggatgtggTGCTGGAGGCTGTTGAGGAGTTGGTGTCGTGCCTGGgcgtcccagtgctggggggtgctggggctgctgagggtgtggaggaggtgctggaggatgcgGAGGACGGTGGCGGCGGCTTGCTGTGGGTGGCTGGTGTGGAGGAGGGTGTCGGGGAAGACGGGCgcctggtgggggtggcagggctgtgtcGGGCTGGGagccatggcctggaggagctggaggctgtccCAGGGGAAGGTGTCGTGTCGGGGAGGCAGGTGGTGGCAGGCGAGGGCGGTGGCGAGAGCcgtcaggaggagcaggagcggcggggcgccGTGGCGCAGGCGGGTCTGTGGGGTTGCGGGCGCAGCCATGGTGGGCCTgtgggtggtgctgggcaggagcctggTCAGGCTCGGTGGCGGTGCGGCCGGGCGCTGTGCTTGGGGTGCCGCCGGGTGGCCGGCTTTATGTGGTGCGGCGGCTTTCCCTCGCTCGCTTTCTGGTGGCAGCGAGTTTCCggctgtggttttcagttttggctgGTGGCCTGCGGTGGTGTCGGGGAAGTGCGTTGGTGGGGTGGGCGCGCGTGGGGAGGGCGGTGGCGGTGCTTTGCCGGGGCTGCGTTGGGGGCAGGTTGTCTGTAGTGGTTGAGTGGGGGATGCGAAAGCGCgcgctggggcagagcccttGGGGGCAGCTGTGGCGGGGAGGTGTGTGAGGGTTTCCCTGTgaagaggctgcagctgaagtttcCCTTCCTGCCCAAGTGTGTCTTGCGCCCGTGCTGCCCTGTGGTGCGTTTTCCTTTcgcctttgttttcatcttgtctGGTCTTTCCTTTTCGTGTTGGGAAGGGTTGTGAAGTGATGTCacttggcagagcgtggggagcCCCCTCCTGGAGCGAGGGCCTGggggtgtcgtcgtcgtcggcttgcgaggaggtggctgtgggtgtAGGCCCCTGAGCAGTGGCTGTGTTGGTGGCTGGAGCTGCCGCAGCTCGTGTGTTGAAGGCAATGGGCAAGTAAGGCAGGAGGCAAGGCTTgcggaaggaagaaggaagaggaggaagggaagggtctCGGTGCTGCTCGGGCTGGGGCGTTGGGTCCGTGGCTGTGGTGCCACGCGCGTGGCCCTGGAGCAGGGGTCGTCTGGTGTTTTTGTCTGCCTCCTTGGCTGAGGCGGCTGGAGAGCAAAGAAGAAGATGTTTGCCGTCAGCGAAGGAAGGGGCTTGCGTTTGGAATGGCCTGGGCCCCTCGAGGAGGGGTGTCCCAGAGTCCTGCGGAGGTGGATCGGAGCCAGCGGATGTAGTTGTCGAGCtctagagggaggagggaggtggcggaggtTGTGCTCGCCGAGGTTTTGGGGTGCCTCGggagagcagggatggtgttgtGTTGGTGTGAGAGAGGCCGCCGTGTGTTTTCTGGGAGCTTTTGAGCCGGGGCAAGAAATGGGggtgtggtgatggtggtggcggCCGTGGTGGCAGGGCGGTGTCGGGCGGGGAGCCATGGTCTGTCCAGGCCCCGTTGTGTTGGTGGGTGCCGTGCCCGGGGTGGTGGCACGCGCGTGATGATTTGGCGTCCCTAGGTGCCGTCAGTGCGGGAGGTGGGCTGGTGTtggaggtgggtggctggagctcgTGCGTGTGGCCTTAGAAGAGTTGGTGCTGCAAGGTGTGTTGGAGCAAGCGGCGCAAGGCGAGAGTTGTCGTGAGAAATGGCTGAAGCggccagaggagcccagctcagcctaGTCAAAGGGATCTGTGCCGTGCCTGTCCTTGGCAGAGGCCTTGgcgggtttgggttgggagggacggTGAAAGGTCTTGCGGTCCAAGCGCCGCCGCCACGAGCAGGGCCACGTTGGAGTAGATCCGGTGTCTGGGAGCCCCGTCCAAGGTGACGGTGACCGTTTGCCGggatggggcagctcccagctctcggggcaacctgttgcagCGTCTGAGGAGCAGGCTGGTGGTAGAAGACGTCTTGCTTGTGTCTGGTCTGAATCTGGGCTCTGTGAGTTGCAAAGCGTCAGCCCTGGTCCTGTGGGCACAGGCCCTGTGgcaaagcctgtgcccagctgtCGTGGTTTCGGCTGGCATAGAGGTAATgtgcttgagctgggagagagcatctCGGGAGCGCCCGAGCCGgatttggcatttggcatttgggCCAGGGTAGAGTTCCCTttctttggggtgggaggaggggcagctggagtgccaggcccGGACCGGCCCTTGGGGTGTTCCATCTCCTGTGACGTCATACTCGGTATACAAAGGTGGCGGGTTCTCTCTGGCTTCTGGTGGGCACGGCGGCATCTTGGCTGGGTCGGGACCTTCGTTGGGTCGGGATCGGGATCGcagctgggggcgggctgcgcaTCGTTGGGCGGGTGATGAGCGAGCGCATTGTGCGTTACCCGTTTGGGCTTTCcgttattgttttgttctgttgcaatggctaaagtgtttgttttttattttcaacgacgaggtttttttcttgttgtaactCCCCTATTTCCCCGGGCGGGGGAGAAAGGTGAGGGACCGGCCGAGTTGGAAGCACGGCCCCATCTTATTTCTAAGCCCCCTTGGAGGagtggaaggccactagaaggtgtCCTGGAGGGTGAAGAAGCCCAGGCGTGTGAGTCTTTCCTTCGAGGAGAGGCGTTGCAAGGCTCTGATCGCTCCCGTTTGTGGCCCTGGTCTGGAGGCGCTCCAACAGGCCCACGTCTTGGTTGGCGCGAGGAGTGCGGAGCTGATGGTGAGGCGGGATGGCCGGTGGGAAACGCTGAGGAGACGAGGGCCAAAGAGGCGGTAGTGCTGCCGCTGGCTGCACCCCGTGAGAGGTTTTGGCAAGAGGTTGAGGCCGGTGCCTCGTCGTTGGGGAGGTGTCAAAGAGAAGAGCGGGCGCGGGGTGTGCGGGGAGCCCTgtttggagcagggctgggaggaggtgtTGAGTGGCGgtgccttccccccgcccctgccccccccaaaggcTCGTCCCCGTGCTTCTGAGAcgagaggcagaggcaggcttTTTGCAAGAGgtctttattttgtgtggaaTAAATAGTGGAATAAATAGCTAAAACCCGTTGTGAAGATAAATAGAAGTTGTGGTGGAAGTGGAGGAGCAGCGCGTGGAGGGTGCGGGTGCAGGGCCGTTGTCGCCCCGGCGCCTGTCGTGGTGggtgaggggaggcgggagggcagAGGCGGGTCTGGGGCGGTGGTGGGGGTGCGTGGGGCCGTGCGGGTTGTTGGGGGCCGTTGGGCTAACTGGGCGTGGTGCGGGTGAGGTTGTGGAGGCGTTGGAAGCAGGCGCGAGCTTGGAGGCGGACGTGGTCCCAGGCGCAGGCGCTGTGGTGGTGGGTGCGGAGGAAGTGCTGGATGTCCCTGAAGTATTTGTCGAGGGTGAGCGTGAGGCTGCGGGGCCCTGGGCCTTGGGCGAGCGTGCCGTTGGCGGtcaggcactggtggagctgctggatgtggTGCTGGAGGCTGTTGAGGAGTTGGTGTCGTGCCTGGgcgtcccagtgctggggggtgctggggctgctgagggtgtggaggaggtgctggaggatgcgGAGGACGGTGGCGGCGGCTTGCTGTGGGTGGCTGGTGTGGAGGAGGGTGTCGGGGAAGACGGGCgcctggtgggggtggcagggctgtgtcGGGCTGGGagccatggcctggaggagctggaggctgtccCAGGGGAAGGTGTCGTGTCGGGGAGGCAGGTGGTGGCAGGCGAGGGCGGTGGCGAGAGCcgtcaggaggagcaggagcggcggggcgccGTGGCGCAGGCGGGTCTGTGGGGTTGCGGGCGCAGCCATGGTGGGCCTgtgggtggtgctgggcaggagcctggTCAGGCTCGGTGGCGGTGCGGCCGGGCGCTGTGCTTGGGGTGCCGCCGGGTGGCCGGCTTTATGTGGTGCGGCGGCTTTCCCTCGCTCGCTTTCTGGTGGCAGCGAGTTTCCggctgtggttttcagttttggctgGTGGCCTGCGGTGGTGTCGGGGAAGTGCGTTGGTGGGGTGGGCGCGCGTGGGGAGGGCGGTGGCGGTGCTTTGCCGGGGCTGCGTTGGGGGCAGGTTGTCTGTAGTGGTTGAGTGGGGGATGCGAAAGCGCgcgctggggcagagcccttGGGGGCAGCTGTGGCGGGGAGGTGTGTGAGGGTTTCCCTGTgaagaggctgcagctgaagtttcCCTTCCTGCCCAAGTGTGTCTTGCGCCCGTGCTGCCCTGTGGTGCGTTTTCCTTTcgcctttgttttcatcttgtctGGTCTTTCCTTTTCGTGTTGGGAAGGGTTGTGAAGTGATGTCacttggcagagcgtggggagcCCCCTCCTGGAGCGAGGGCCTGggggtgtcgtcgtcgtcggcttgcgaggaggtggctgtgggtgtAGGCCCCTGAGCAGTGGCTGTGTTGGTGGCTGGAGCTGCCGCAGCTCGTGTGTTGAAGGCAATGGGCAAGTAAGGCAGGAGGCAAGGCTTgcggaaggaagaaggaagaggaggaagggaagggtctCGGTGCTGCTCGGGCTGGGGCGTTGGGTCCGTGGCTGTGGTGCCACGCGCGTGGCCCTGGAGCAGGGGTCGTCTGGTGTTTTTGTCTGCCTCCTTGGCTGAGGCGGCTGGAGAGCAAAGAAGAAGATGTTTGCCGTCAGCGAAGGAAGGGGCTTGCGTTTGGAATGGCCTGGGCCCCTCGAGGAGGGGTGTCCCAGAGTCCTGCGGAGGTGGATCGGAGCCAGCGGATGTAGTTGTCGAGCtctagagggaggagggaggtggcggaggtTGTGCTCGCCGAGGTTTTGGGGTGCCTCGggagagcagggatggtgttgtGTTGGTGTGAGAGAGGCCGCCGTGTGTTTTCTGGGAGCTTTTGAGCCGGGGCAAGAAATGGGggtgtggtgatggtggtggcggCCGTGGTGGCAGGGCGGTGTCGGGCGGGGAGCCATGGTCTGTCCAGGCCCCGTTGTGTTGGTGGGTGCCGTGCCCGGGGTGGTGGCACGCGCGTGATGATTTGGCGTCCCTAGGTGCCGTCAGTGCGGGAGGTGGGCTGGTGTtggaggtgggtggctggagctcgTGCGTGTGGCCTTAGAAGAGTTGGTGCTGCAAGGTGTGTTGGAGCAAGCGGCGCAAGGCGAGAGTTGTCGTGAGAAATGGCTGAAGCggccagaggagcccagctcagcctaGTCAAAGGGATCTGTGCCGTGCCTGTCCTTGGCAGAGGCCTTGgcgggtttgggttgggagggacggTGAAAGGTCTTGCGGTCCAAGCGCCGCCGCCACGAGCAGGGCCACGTTGGAGTAGATCCGGTGTCTGGGAGCCCCGTCCAAGGTGACGGTGACCGTTTGCCGggatggggcagctcccagctctcggggcaacctgttgcagCGTCTGAGGAGCAGGCTGGTGGTAGAAGACGTCTTGCTTGTGTCTGGTCTGAATCTGGGCTCTGTGAGTTGCAAAGCGTCAGCCCTGGTCCTGTGGGCACAGGCCCTGTGgcaaagcctgtgcccagctgtCGTGGTTTCGGCTGGCATAGAGGTAATgtgcttgagctgggagagagcatctCGGGAGCGCCCGAGCCGgatttggcatttggcatttggcatttgggATTTGGGCCAGGGTAGAGTTCCCTttctttggggtgggaggaggggcagctggagtgccaggcccGGACCGGCCCTTGGGGTGTTCCATCTCCTGTGACGTCATACTCGGTATACAAAGGTGGCGGGTTCTCTCTGGCTTCTGGTGGGCACGGCGGCATCTTGGCTGGGTCGGGACCTTCGTTGGGTCGGGATCGGGATCGcagctgggggcgggctgcgcaTCGTTGGGCGGGTGATGAGCGAGCGCATTGTGCGTTACCCGTTTGGGCTTTCcgttattgttttgttctgttgcaatggctaaagtgtttgttttttattttcaactacgaggtttttttcttgttgtaactCCCCTATTTCCCCGGGCGGGGGAGAAAGGTGAGGGACCGGCCGAGTTGGAAGCACGGCCCCATCTTATTTCTAAGCCCCCTTGGAGGagtggaaggccactagaaggtgtCCTGGAGGGTGAAGAAGCCCAGGCGTGTGAGTCTTTCCTTCGAGGAGAGGCGTTGCAAGGCTCTGATCGCTCCCGTTTGTGGCCCTGGTCTGGAGGCGCTCCAACAGGCCCACGTCTTGGTTGGCGCGAGGAGTGCGGAGCTGATGGTGAGGCGGGATGGCCGGTGGGAAACGCTGAGGAGACGAGGGCCAAAGAGGCGGTAGTGCTGCCGCTGGCTGCACCCCGTGAGAGGTTTTGGCAAGAGGTTGAGGCCGGTGCCTCGTCGTTGGGGAGGTGTCAAAGAGAAGAGCGGGCGCGGG
The Strix uralensis isolate ZFMK-TIS-50842 chromosome Z, bStrUra1, whole genome shotgun sequence DNA segment above includes these coding regions:
- the LOC141937676 gene encoding interferon-like, producing MAAPATPQTRLRHGAPPLLLLLTALATALACHHLPPRHDTFPWDSLQLLQAMAPSPTQPCHPHQAPVFPDTLLHTSHPQQAAATVLRILQHLLHTLSSPSTPQHWDAQARHQLLNSLQHHIQQLHQCLTANGTLAQGPGPRSLTLTLDKYFRDIQHFLRTHHHSACAWDHVRLQARACFQRLHNLTRTTPS